GAAGCCGGAAATAAAGCAAGATATTCCCCGGCTGTACTTAAGCTTTCTCAAGAACATGATATCGACTTGAATCAGGTGGAAGGTACCGGTAACGACGGCCGTATCACTAGAAAAGATCTTAAGAAGATCATCGAGTCAGGCAATATCCCTAAAGCTGGAGATGCACCTGCATCACAACCAGCGGAAGCAGCACCTGCACCTGTAAAAGAACAGGCACAACCGGCTGCAGCTCAGAAGCAGGCAGCACCTGCACCGAATGTACCGGTTATGCCAGGGGATATCGAAATCCCTGTGACTGGGGTTAGAAAGGCGATCGCTTCCAATATGGTGAGAAGCAAGCACGAAGCTCCTCACGCTTGGACAATGATGGAAGTCGATGTTACAAACCTTGTAGAATACAGAAATTCACTCAAGACAGAATTCAAACAACGTGAAGGGTTTAACCTGACATTCTTCGCTTTCTTCGTGAAAGCTGTATCACAAGCCCTTAAGGAATTCCCGCAAATCAATTCCATGTGGGCAGGGGATAAAATCATCCAGAAGAAAGACATCAATATCTCGATCGCTGTTGCCACGGATGATGCTTTATTCGTTCCTGTCATCAAAAATGCAGATGAAAAAACAATCAAAGGCATTGCTCGTGAAATCACGGACCTTGCCGGTAAAGTACGAAGCGGCAAGCTGAAGTCGGAAGATATGCAGGGCGGAACCTTTACGGTGAATAACACAGGGTCTTTCGGCTCTGTCCAATCAATGGGTATTATCAACTATCCGCAGGCTGCAATCCTTCAGGTTGAATCAATCGTCAAGCGTCCTGTTGTCATGAATAATGGGATGATTGCCGTCCGTGATATGGTGAATTTGTGTATGTCACTCGATCATCGTGTACTTGACGGCCTGGTTTGCGGCAGATTCCTGCAGCGAATCAAAGAAATTTTGGAGAATACTTCTAAAGAAACCACTTCTGTATATTAATAATAGGATCTTACCTTGCAGATAAGGTAAAACGACATCGATAAAAGGACTAACCTAAGCGGTTAGTCCTTTTTTTGTTTTTATCAAATGGTTATTTTTTCCTTATTTGAGTTGGTTTTTCCTGGAAATCCCGGGATAAAACGACGGTTTATTCCCAGAAGAATAATCTTCCATGAACATTACATATTCACGTAGTACTTTTTTTGCGACTGATTTTTATGAAAAAACATTCCTAACCCCTATTTCTTATTTTTTTGAATCATAATTTCTGTGCTGAAGAAAACGTGTCTTTTTGCCCCTGTTTTTTTACCTGAAATCAAAGAATATTCCTGCAGTTATGGAATACACATGACTTTCGTCTTCTCATAAAATGATCGGAATCAGACCATTCGTTCATTTTCCGAAAATTCAGATTAATAATGACAAAAAGTTACAACATTTTACAATTGCAGTTGGTTATCTTTGGTGTAACACCTACATTTTACCAGGTGACACTGAATGAGGAGGTGAATCTTGAAAGGAAACATCAAATGATATCGGGAGGGAATTAAATGAGGGGAAAAAGTAAAAGAAAGTGGTTTTCAATCGTATTGACCCTAGTAATGTTCATTCCACTAATGTTTCCATTCAATTCAAACGCAGCAAGCACTTCCATGCAAAGTGCAGCAAAAGGAAAAGCTTCTACATCAGTAAATGATACTGCAAAGGTAAGTCCGCAATCGAAGATCACCTCTAAACTGCAGGAGCAATTCAAGAAAGATAAGCACGTCACATACTTAGTGAAGTTCAAGGAGCAGGTCGACACTAAGGGCGTAGCGAAAAAAGCGGCTGAAAAAGCTGAGAAACAGAAGCTTACTGCAAACAGTAAGAAGCTGTTGAAGCGTAATATGGTTGTTTCAGAGCTGCGTGCCACTGCACTTGAAACTCAAGCAGAAGTAAAAAAATACTTAAACAAAGAGAAAAAGAGCGGTGCCGTTAAAAATGTTAAAGACTTTTATGTCGTAAATGGTATGGCTGTTACAAGTACAAAGGAAGTCATGGAGAAGATCGCTAAATTCCCTGAAGTAGCGAAAATTTTACCGAATGAAACGCGACAGCTCATCCAGCCGGTCAAAGCAGAAGGATCTCAAGCGGCGCTGGATGTAAAGAAGGCTGAGAAAGCTGACAACAAGCCGGCTTCCATCGAGTGGAACATCGAGCAGATCGGTGCCCCGGCGGTATGGGATATGGGAATCGACGGAGCAGGTACAGTTGTTGCTTCAATCGATACCGGTGTTCAATGGAATCATCCGGCATTGAAGGAGAAATACAGAGGGTTCGATCCTCAAAATCCGGATACTCCGGAAAACGAATTCAACTGGTTTGATGCTACAGCAGGTCAGGGCACACCTTATGATGATCAGGGGCATGGTACACATGTTACTGGTACAATGGTAGGATCTGAACCAGATGGAAATAACCAGATCGGTGTAGCTCCGGGAGCGAAGTGGATCGCGGTTAAAGCATTCACAGCCAATGGAGGAACAGATGTCGATTTGCTTGCAGCAGGAGAATGGATCCTTGCACCAACTGATGCAGAAGGCAATCCGCATCCTGAAATGGCACCGGATGTGGTCAACAACTCATGGGGAGGCGGACCTGGTTTAGATGAGTGGTACCGCCCAATGGTTAATGCATGGAGAGCGGCTGAGATCTTCCCTGAGTTCTCTGCAGGAAACACTACGTTATTCAATCCTGGAGGACCAGGTTCGGTTGCAACACCGGCAAACTATCCTGAGTCATTTGCTACAGGGGCGACTGACAGCAGTAATAACCTGGCCGGTTTCTCTCTTCAAGGACCATCCCCGTATGATGAGGTGAAGCCTGAAATATCTGCCCCGGGCGTGAACATCCGTTCTTCCGTTCCTGGGAGCAATTATGAAGGCGGATGGAATGGTACATCGATGGCCGGTCCTCACGTATCGGCGGTTGCCGCACTTTTAAGGCAGGTCAATTCAGACTTGACTGTTGATGATATTGAAGAAATCTTAATGGCGACTGCAATCCCATTGACTGATGGAACATTCCCTGAGTCTCCGAATAATGGGTATGGCCATGGGCTTGTAAACGCATTTGATGCAGTTTCGTCAGTAATGAGCGGTATCGGAAAGATTGAAGGTAACGTTTCGAAAGAAGGCGATGATACAGAAGCACCTGCCATTACACATGAGGCCCCTGCAGAAGCATTTAAAGAAATGAATTTACCGCTTCAAG
This Bacillus sp. Marseille-Q1617 DNA region includes the following protein-coding sequences:
- a CDS encoding dihydrolipoamide acetyltransferase family protein; this encodes MGIENMKMPQLGESVTEGTISKWLVSPGDTVNKYDPIAEVQTDKVNAEVPSSFTGTIKELIAEEGDTLEVGEIICSIEVEGAGSAPSEEAPKEEKKETAESSQAAAKSSQQAAKPSQPAAKPSQPAAKPSQPAAKPSQPAKKEAGNKARYSPAVLKLSQEHDIDLNQVEGTGNDGRITRKDLKKIIESGNIPKAGDAPASQPAEAAPAPVKEQAQPAAAQKQAAPAPNVPVMPGDIEIPVTGVRKAIASNMVRSKHEAPHAWTMMEVDVTNLVEYRNSLKTEFKQREGFNLTFFAFFVKAVSQALKEFPQINSMWAGDKIIQKKDINISIAVATDDALFVPVIKNADEKTIKGIAREITDLAGKVRSGKLKSEDMQGGTFTVNNTGSFGSVQSMGIINYPQAAILQVESIVKRPVVMNNGMIAVRDMVNLCMSLDHRVLDGLVCGRFLQRIKEILENTSKETTSVY